The Brassica oleracea var. oleracea cultivar TO1000 chromosome C6, BOL, whole genome shotgun sequence genome includes a region encoding these proteins:
- the LOC106299839 gene encoding uncharacterized protein LOC106299839 translates to MAMEIDAALAGDDDIQHPPPQLPYQTLPLQGPNNHAHRVMPLHPLNYVTATQPPGFASQPLNPISPDHSSDIFRGGSLDIERGRGLPRLPTAWGETSDDDEDF, encoded by the exons ATGGCAATGGAGATAGACGCCGCACTCGCAGGGGATGATGATATTCAACATCCTCCTCCCCAACTACCGTACCAAACCTTACCACTTCAGGGCCCCAACAATCATGCGCATCGAGTAATGCCACTCCATCCACTCAACTACG TGACCGCAACTCAACCTCCGGGTTTTGCTTCTCAGCCATTAAACCCAATCTCTCCAGACCATTCCTCTGATATATTTAGAGGTGGCAGTCTAGACATCGAGAGAGGAAGAGGTCTCCCACGTCTACCAACTGCTTGGGGTGAAACGAGTGATGACGACGAGGACTTCTAG
- the LOC106299838 gene encoding uncharacterized protein LOC106299838: protein MDSIPEIMFAAGEEPVGVRVLTYQSSRAIKKIIKGLDEEEILSIRASSFGKIIDIGEKPLFSGRFTRYMMSRQLKVKKKHEVWFRFAGQPIRFSLREFAIVTGLPCGKFPPKSKMKMKETITEKPYWPSLFGKVEVVTVSSVIKMLRRRTVTDRETRIKFACLAILSSVLLPTSLNMKISREHAEAIEDMDDFYSFPWGRLAYEMLMNSIKERDEISLSQNTIAVKGFALALQLVLVEAVPSLTEVVQETCSSSESESADDVEEGSERSSKKQTLSPAHARNLDKKTEVYVKSIIDEDPTRPLDESTLGWYDEVEDVGVDNLVKLINQGYKFCASMFKGGATKADVQRMREDAKERAKEKKSRKAPVNPSTVDGGNCEAAAGLMDMIKPDLMRIDGNVSSTMRAVNDMITKIGVWHGAIKTEVGEWMGIIKEEIQGQISLALKEAEGTSTHPPAVPIVTPPAPRNPVGGGSVEDSFIGIPFETLWEASNSTRRLCARTSRFRRSALLTDVKTLEPKPTSLLIHRTTGLLYQHRATLI from the exons ATGGACTCAATACCGGAAATAATGTTTGCTGCCGGAGAAGAGCCCGTCGGAGTCAGGGTTCTGACCTACCAATCATCTCGAGCGATAAAAAAAATAATCAAAGGGCTTGATGAAGAAGAAATACTCTCTATACGGGCGTCGTCTTTTGGGAAGATAATCGACATCGGAGAGAAGCCTTTGTTTTCGGGGAGATTCACGAGGTACATGATGTCAAGACAGCTGAAGGTGAAGAAGAAGCACGAGGTGTGGTTTAGGTTTGCCGGTCAGCCGATTAGGTTCTCGTTGAGGGAGTTTGCAATAGTAACTGGGCTTCCATGTGGTAAATTTCCACCAAAATCGAAGATGAAGATGAAAGAGACTATTACCGAGAAGCCATACTGGCCTTCGTTGTTTGGGAAAGTGGAGGTTGTGACTGTATCTTCCGTAATCAAGATGCTTCGCCGGAGAACCGTGACGGATAGAGAAACCCGGATTAAGTTTGCATGTCTGGCTATTCTCTCTTCTGTCCTGCTGCCTACAAGCCTGAATATGAAGATCTCCAGAGAGCATGCTGAGGCCATTGAGGATATGGATGACTTCTATTCATTCCCGTGGGGGAGATTGGCGTACGAAATGCTGATGAATAGTATAAAAGAAAGAGATGAGATCTCACTGTCACAAAACACTATTGCCGTGAAGGGCTTTGCTCTAGCTCTTCAGCTAGTACTGGTAGAAGCTGTACCCTCTTTAACAGAAGTAGTCCAAGAAACATGTTCTTCTTCAGAATCAGAAAGCGCCGACGATGTTGAGGAAGGGTCTGAAAGGTCATCCAAAAAGCAAACGCTAAGCCCTGCTCACGCCCGTAACCTCGACAAGAAAACCGAG GTATATGTGAAGAGCATAATTGATGAAGATCCAACCCGACCATTGGATGAGAGTACACTCGGTTGGTATGATGAGGTGGAAGATGTTGGGGTGGACAATCTAGTGAAGCTTATAAATCAAGGCTATAAGTTTTGTGCCTCTATGTTTAAAGGTGGAGCGACAAAGGCAGATGTGCAGAGGATGAGAGAGGATGCAAAAGAAAGAGCTAAAGAGAAGAAAAGTAGAAAAGCACCAGTGAACCCAAGCACTGTAGATGGAGGAAATTGTGAAGCTGCTGCTGGTTTGATGGATATGATAAAGCCGGATCTGATGAGGATTGATGGGAATGTGTCTTCTACAATGAGAGCCGTTAATGATATGATCACAAAGATAGGAGTGTGGCATGGGGCCATAAAAACAGAGGTGGGAGAATGGATGGGGATAATAAAAGAGGAAATTCAAGGGCAGATTAGCTTGGCTCTTAAAGAAGCAGAAGGAACATCAACACATCCTCCAGCAGTTCCTATAGTCACACCACCTGCCCCGAGAAATCCAGTAGGTGGAGGAAGTGTAGAGGATAGTTTTATCGGAATACCATTCGAAACGTTATGGGAAGCATCGAACAGTACAAGACGCCTCTGCGCCAGAACATCCAGGTTCAG GAGGTCGGCGTTGCTGACGGACGTCAAAACGTTGGAGCCGAAGCCAACGTCACTGTTGATCCACAGAACGACGGGACTGCTCTATCAGCATCGAGCCACACTCATATGA